From Salvia splendens isolate huo1 chromosome 3, SspV2, whole genome shotgun sequence, a single genomic window includes:
- the LOC121794817 gene encoding 40S ribosomal protein S9-2-like — translation MVHVSFYRNYGKTFKKPRRPYEKERLDAELKLVGEYGLRCKRELWRVQYALSRIRNNARNLLTLDEKDPRRIFEGEALLRRMNRYGLLDESQNKLDYVLSLTVENFLERRLQTLVFKAGMAKSIHHARVLIRQRHIRVGRQVVNVASFLVRVDSQKHIDFSLTSPFGGGRPGRVKRKNLKAAAKKASGGDGDEDDEE, via the exons ATGGTGCACGTTTCCTTTTACCGCAACT ATGGAAAGACATTTAAGAAGCCCCGTCGTCCCTATGAGAAGGAGCGTTTGGATGCTGAGTTGAAACTTGTTGGAGAATATGGTCTTAGGTGTAAGAGAGAGCTGTGGAGGGTTCAGTATGCTTTGAGCCGTATCAGGAACAATGCTAGAAATCTATTGACCCTTGATGAGAAGGACCCTCGTCGTATTTTTGAAGGTGAAGCTCTTTTGAGGAGGATGAACAGGTATGGCCTCCTCGATGAGAGCCAGAACAAGCTTGATTATGTCTTGTCTCTCACCGTAGAGAACTTTCTTGAGCGCCGTCTGCAAACTCTTGTCTTTAAGGCGGGTATGGCCAAGTCCATCCATCATGCCAGAGTTCTTATCAGGCAGAGGCATATAAG AGTTGGAAGGCAGGTTGTTAATGTGGCTTCATTCCTTGTGAGGGTTGATTCCCAGAAGCACATTGATTTCTCTCTCACAAGTCCATTTGGCGGTGGCAGACCAGGAAGAGTGAAGCGAAAGAACCTAAAGGCAGCTGCGAAGAAGGCCTCTGGGGGTGATGGAGATGAGGATGATGAGGAGTGA
- the LOC121796535 gene encoding PH, RCC1 and FYVE domains-containing protein 1-like, giving the protein METDIFHPKLIEVFNGKTIEMTACGDYHTCAVTHSGDLYTLGDGSSGCGLLGHGTDVSHWIPKRVNGPTDGFQITFVSCGPWHTALLTSTDPLFTFGDGTFGALGHGDRSGTSIPREVEALKGLHAQHVACGVWHTAAVVKLVYKSSTSGQGLYSSSAGKLYTWGDGEYGQLGHGDDKPRLVPERVSSLVDTDFSQVACGNKLTVALTTSGNVYTMGKDGKGSNLYKRVFSQSPSPVLGKRSSTPSPSPSFSFRTLEATPDELRSSNDILSMELKSLRQQVDKLSTKSQSLESELERKSEQLKEVAALHGQPLKLKKARLRKK; this is encoded by the exons AAGCTCATTGAAGTTTTTAATGGGAAGACCATTGAAATGACAGCATGTGGCGATTATCATACCTGTGCAGTTACACATTCGGGCGACCTCTACACTTTGGGTGATGGATCTTCTGGATGTGGCTTGCTTGGGCATGGAACTGATGTGAGTCACTGGATCCCCAAACGGGTCAATGGCCCTACCGACGGCTTCCAAATCACATTCGTCTCGTGTGGACCTTGGCATACGGCTCTCCTTACTTCAACCGACCCCTTGTTTACATTTGGAGATGGAACCTTTGGTGCATTAGGCCATGGTGATCGTAGTGGAACCAGCATTCCACGAGAAGTGGAAGCTTTGAAGGGACTACATGCGCAGCACGTTGCTTGTGGTGTATGGCACACTGCAGCAGTGGttaaactagtatataaatcttCCACCTCAGGGCAAGGGCTGTACAGTTCCTCTGCTGGAAAGCTTTACACGTGGGGGGACGGAGAATACGGGCAACTAGGGCATGGTGATGATAAACCAAGGCTGGTTCCCGAACGCGTATCTTCGTTGGTTGACACTGATTTTTCTCAGGTAGCATGTGGGAACAAGCTTACCGTTGCTCTTACCACCTCAGGAAACGTATACACCATGGGAAAAGATGGGAAAGGCTCCAACTTGTATAAGAG AGTATTTTCTCAGTCACCTTCTCCAGTACTAGGGAAGAGGTCATCGACCCCATCACCCTCTCCGTCTTTCTCATTTCGAACACTTGAAGCAACTCCCGATGAATTAAGGAGCAGCAATGATATCCTAAGCATGGAGCTCAAAAGTTTAAGGCAACAG GTGGATAAACTTTCAACCAAATCCCAGTCTCTAGAATCTGAACTTGAAAGAAAATCAGAGCAACTGAAGGAGGTGGCTGCACTGCACGGGCAGCCGTTGAAGCTGAAAAAAGCCAGGCTGCGAAAGAAGTGA